A stretch of Salarias fasciatus chromosome 23, fSalaFa1.1, whole genome shotgun sequence DNA encodes these proteins:
- the scamp4 gene encoding secretory carrier-associated membrane protein 4 — MAERVNNFPPLPQFLKIKPCFYQNIEEEIPAAHQQLVRRVYTLWMMYAATLMANVISCIAWWAGGGDAINFGFSLLWLILFTPASYTCWFRPLYKAFRADSSFNFMAFFFIFFVQCIFSCIQVLGINGWGTCGWFATVTFFSRNVASAVVMLITALLFTLVTVLMAVVLLKVHRLYRGGGGSMQRAQEEWSTGLWKSAPVRDAGFNAVAQAAQGPSLPQYPAAVPSYPDNSHW; from the exons ATGGCAG AACGGGTCAACAACTTTCCTCCCCTGCCCCAGTTTCTGAAAATAAAGCCATGCTTTTATCAGAACATTGAAGAGGAAATTCCTGCAGCTCATCAGCAGTTGGTGCGCAGAGTTTACACCCTTTGGATGA TGTATGCAGCAACACTAATGGCAAATGTCATCTCATGTATCGCTTGGTGGGCTGGGGGCGGTGATGCCATAAACTTCGGCTTCTCCTTGCTGTGGCTTATTCTATTCACTCCTGCCAGTTACACCTGCTGGTTCAGGCCACTCTACAAAGCTTTCAG gGCTGACAGCTCATTCAACTTTAtggctttcttcttcattttcttcGTCCAGTGTATCTTCAGCTGTATCCAAGTTTTGGGCATCAATGGTTGGGGAACATG CGGCTGGTTTGCCACAGTGACGTTTTTCAGCAGAAATGTGGCTTCCGCTGTAGTGATGCTTATCACCGCTCTGCTCTTCACTCTGGTGACTGTTTTAATGGCAGTGGTCCTCCTTAAG GTGCACAGGCTGTACCGAGGCGGTGGGGGCAGCATGCAGCGTGctcaggaggagtggagcaCTGGGTTGTGGAAGAGTGCACCAGTGAGGGACGCAGGGTTCAACGCTGTCGCCCAGGCGGCCCAAGGCCCCAGTTTGCCCCAGTACCCTGCGGCTGTGCCCAGCTACCCGGATAACAGTCACTGGTGA
- the chaf1a gene encoding chromatin assembly factor 1 subunit A, which produces MSAVDPEANDGHLATSTPRRKGMACKSSKNANKKFVQARLPFKRLNPEPKGNQPAKRPCAHACPKLEVSDLDSETSPFSVRSGPPLINGRGPLDNFLSCRRPAPSNKSNIIDLTDDNTSSPVKSAVAATPASPCLATKDKHPHKDKRAKSSSVDHTPETSSVDSLGCDVIDDGGEKVDENESTESVSELSTTQDSASEPEEQNKPKNSSSLGNMSMLSDSSPCSTSNNSPKECKNDEPALLSTPAEPRAAPKRQSDQKKLKTDFLMLNLKEQERIQLQQEKERQKEEAKAVKEKKKEEARKLKEEREKEKREKKEKDEIEKREKKEKEEKEKAERLKAKEELRKSKIEAKLEEKRKKEEEKRMKEEEKRLKEEKDRLKAEKAEITRFLKKPKTQQAPKKLAAACGKFAPFEIKENMSLAPLTRVQCEESVLEELDQFLLEPDDNLNGLKEWIGKKPRRSGPTKPRQTESPSDCMAVEGPKADGIPDRERHGPMKLLQFHENHRPAYWGTCSKKSVHISPRCPFRQDKDLLDYEVDSDDEWEEEEPGESLSHSEGEDEEEGGEDDDDDDGFFVPHGYLSEDEGALEEEEGGDLEKQKLRQTLKAREWDELMSNKKKMKVLEPVVKGCIWEGDGSSLEQFQSYAICLVEPLPKTDTSPSPEELSEKNQKETQLLGQLLPLLHGNVNSGKVIISEFQEFCRQQSCSSPPPSDLSSPQSSAENIPTRILIRRLIKDNAVYEKRSAYRRCCWYVNAEVLSRFGLEALPVPCQWNYLLTGAREEEAQAATGSQGNSPTTPQTSSTTPSATSKRKSTGCMSIRKFMKRCSDTEEKVEMEAEGFQADTEEDDEDDCIIISTEIGPSRNEDCLMEVTPSNNAALPVASSAATLATE; this is translated from the exons ATGTCGGCGGTCGACCCTGAAGCTAACGACGGGCACTTGGCAACATCGACTCCCCGCAGAAAAG GAATGGCCTGCAAGTCAAGCAAAAATGCCAACAAGAAATTTGTTCAAG CTCGTCTCCCATTCAAGCGCCTTAACCCTGAACCTAAAGGCAACCAACCTGCAAAGCGTCCCTGTGCTCATGCATGCCCGAAACTTGAAGTCTCAGACCTGGACAGTGAGACCTCTCCGTTCTCTGTCCGCAGTGGCCCGCCGTTAATTAATGGCCGTGGACCCCTTGATAACTTCCTAAGCTGTAGGCGTCCTGCGCCCTCAAATAAAAGCAATATTATTGATCTGACTGATGATAACACTTCATCCCCTGTAAAGAGTGCTGTCGCCGCCACTCCTGCCTCTCCCTGCCTTGCAACAAAAGACAAGCATCCCCACAAGGACAAAAGAGCCAAATCCAGCAGTGTTGATCACACTCCTGAGACATCCTCTGTAGATTCTTTAGGCTGTGATGTAATTGACGATGGAGGAGAAAAGGTGGATGAGAACGAGTCCACAGAATCGGTCTCAGAGCTCAGCACAACGCAGGATTCGGCTAGCGAGCCAGAggagcaaaacaaacccaaaaattCCTCTAGCCTGGGAAACATGTCCATGCTGTCAGATTCATCACCTTGCTCCACATCTAATAACTCCCCCAAGGAGTGCAAGAATGATGAGCCTGCCCTTCTGTCTACACCTGCA GAACCAAGGGCCGCCCCCAAGAGGCAGTCTgatcaaaa AAAGCTGAAAACTGACTTTTTAATGTTGAATTTAAAGGAACAGGAAAggattcagctgcagcaggagaaagaaCGACAGAAGGAAGAGGCCAAGGctgtaaaagagaaaaagaaagaagaagctcGCAAACTGAAGGAGGAacgggaaaaagaaaaacgtgagaaaaaagaaaaagatgagattgagaagagggagaaaaaagagaaggaagagaaagaaaaagctgaGCGGTTAAAGGCAAAAGAAGAACTGCGGAAATCCAAGATTGA GGCCAAGCTTGAGGAAAAACgcaagaaggaggaagagaagcgaatgaaggaagaggagaaacgTCTGAAAGAAGAGAAGGAT CGCCTCAAAGCCGAGAAAGCAGAAATTACAAGATTTCTGAAGAAACCCAAAACCCAACAGGCTCCAAAG aaacttGCAGCTGCTTGTGGGAAGTTTGCTCCTTTTGAGATAAAGGAAAACATGTCTCTGGCGCCATTAACTCGGGTTCAGTGTGAGGAATCTgttctggaggagctggatcaATTTTTGCTGGAACCTGACGATAATCTAAATGGCCTGAAAGAATGGATCGGGAAGAAACCCAGGCGGTCAGGTCCCACCAAACCCAGACAGACCGAGTCACCCAG CGATTGCATGGCAGTGGAAGGCCCAAAAGCAGATGGCATACCAGACCGTGAGCGTCACGGACCGATGAAGCTGCTCCAGTTCCATGAGAACCACCGCCCAGCTTACTGGGGCACATGCAGTAAAAAGAGCGTCCATATTTCACCTCGCTGCCCCTTCAGGCAGGACAAG GACTTGCTTGACTATGAGGTTGATAGTGATGATGaatgggaggaggaagaaccaggagaGTCGCTGTCTCATAGTGAAGGG gaagatgaagaggaaggaggcgaagatgatgacgatgatgatggcTTCTTCGTTCCGCATGGCTACCTCTCCGAAGATGAGGGAGCGCTGGAAGAAGAG GAGGGCGGCGATCTGGAAAAGCAAAAACTGCGACAGACGCTGAAAGCGAGGGAGTGGGACGAGCTGATGTCCaacaagaagaagatgaaggtgCTGGAGCCGGTGGTGAAGGGCTGCATTTGGGAGGGCGACGGATCTAGTCTGGAACAGTTTCAGTCCTACGCTATATGCCTGGTGGAGCCTTTACCCAAGACGGACACCAGTCCGAGCCCAGAAGAGCTGTCGGAGAAGAATCAGAAAGAAACCcagt TACTCGGTCAGTTGCTGCCCCTTCTGCATGGTAACGTCAACAGCGGTAAAGTGATCATCAGCGAGTTTCAGGAGTTTTGCCGCCAGCAGTCGtgctcctcgccgccgccctcAGATCTGTCCAGCCCTCAGAGCTCTGCAGAAAACATCCCCACCAG AATCTTGATCAGGCGTCTGATCAAGGACAACGCAGTGTACGAGAAGCGCTCCGCCTACCGGCGCTGCTGCTGGTACGTGAACGCCGAGGTCCTGTCCCGCTTCGGCCTGGAGGCCCTCCCCGTGCCCTGCCAGTGGAATTACCTCCTCACAGGAGCCCGAGAGGAGGAGGCCCAGGCGGCCACGGGCTCTCAGggaaactcccccaccacgccACAGACGTCCTCCACCACGCCCTCCGCCACCAGCAAGAGGAAAAGCACCGGGTGCATGTCCATCAGGAAGTTCATGAAGAGGTGTTCCGACACAGAGGAG AAGGTCGAAATGGAGGCCGAAGGTTTTCAGGCGGATACTGAGGAAGACGACGAAGACGACTGCATCATTATCTCCACAGAAATTG GTCCTTCCAGGAATGAAGACTGTCTCATGGAAGTCACCCCCTCCAACAACGCTGCTCTGCCTGTAGCCAGCTCCGCGGCAACCCTCGCCACCGAGTGA
- the ubxn6 gene encoding UBX domain-containing protein 6 isoform X2: MKKFFEDIKKDIKFKSAGPGKKLTEDSSKPEVVQSSSGAKQNRYAPSEGAQRAGAAALARIEQQQRPKVYTSQDAIRNQVKRELEAEAAALAEREKDTSAEGAKVPVRDPSCLSVSGVYFTCPLTGATLTKSERDVHIKEAIFMRFEEDAVEASVMMVHTFNKDKDKVKAAVDIISKYVENICKNPSEEKYRRIKLSNKVFQEKVHCVEGSREFLQALGFTSVMLPVEGQEGEEEFLVLPEQSPDALELMKERRDRLQGGEPVRAQLDRQPQAFRPSSNAQRFELPPEFYNLTAEELKKEQQQKSDLVEKNAMLRTKAMRERDEQRERRKYNYTLLRIRLPDGNLLQGTFYAWDRLPVLFGFVRESLVDGWQPFELIAPGGQKLQESEEVALAECNLVPAALLTFSWDAAVQADIAAAGGKSPTLLKPALLDKIKTLS; encoded by the exons ATGAAGAAGTTTTTCGAAGACatcaaaaaagacattaaattcAAATCTGCAGGCCCCGGGAAGAAACTGACGGAGGATTCCAG TAAGCCTGAGGTGGTGCAGAGCAGCTCCGGTGCCAAACAGAACCGCTATGCTCCCAGTGAAGGAGCCCAGAgggctggagctgcagcccTGGCCAGGATTGAACAGCAGCAGCGGCCCAAGGTGTACACCTCCCAGGATGCCATCAGGAACCAAG TCAAAAGAGAGCTCGAAGCAGAGGCTGCTGCGctggctgagagagaaaaggacacttcagcagag GGcgccaaagtaccagtgagagacccctcctgcctctctgtgtctgGTGTGTATTTTACCTGTCCGTTAACTGGAGCCACATTGACCAAGAGTGAGAGGGACGTACACATCAAGGAGGCCATATTTATG CGGTTTGAGGAGGACGCAGTGGAGGCGTCTGTAATGATGGTTCACACGTTTAACAAAGACAAGGATAAAGTGAAAGCTGCTGTTGACATTATAAGCAA ATATGTTGAAAATATATGCAAGAACCCCTcagaggaaaaatacagaagGATCAAGCTCAGCAACAAAGTGTTCCAG GAGAAAGTGCATTGTGTAGAGGGCAGCAGAGAGTTCCTGCAGGCTCTGGGCTTCACAAGCGTCATGCTTCCTGTAGAGGGCCAAG agggggaagaggagtTCTTGGTGCTACCAGAGCAAAGTCCCGACGCCTTGGAGCTGATGAAGGAGAGAAGGGATCGTCTTCAGGGAGGAGAGCCAGTCAGAGCTCAGCTGGACAGGCAGCCTCAAGCTTTCAGACCCTCTTCGAACGCCCAGCGCTTCGAGCTGCCGCCTGAGTTCTACAACTTAACAGCGGAGGAACTCAAAAAGGAGCAACAACAGAA GAGTGATTTGGTGGAGAAAAACGCCATGCTGCGTACGAAAGCCatgagggagagagatgagcaGAGGGAAAGGAGGAAATATAACTACACCCTGTTAAGGATCAGACTGCCTGATGGAAACCTGCTACAGG ggACCTTCTATGCCTGGGACCGGCTGCCCGTGCTGTTCGGGTTTGTGCGGGAGTCGCTGGTAGACGGCTGGCAGCCGTTTGAACTCATTGCTCCCGGAGGTCAAAAACTCCAGGAGTCTGAGGAGGTCGCTCTCGCCGAGTGTAACCTG gtccctgcagctctgctcacGTTTTCCTGGGATGCAGCAGTGCAGGCTGATATCGCCGCTGCGGGTGGAAAGAGCCCGACCCTCCTCAAACCAGCGCTGCTGGACAAGATCAAAACGTTGAgctga
- the ubxn6 gene encoding UBX domain-containing protein 6 isoform X1, producing MKKFFEDIKKDIKFKSAGPGKKLTEDSSSKPEVVQSSSGAKQNRYAPSEGAQRAGAAALARIEQQQRPKVYTSQDAIRNQVKRELEAEAAALAEREKDTSAEGAKVPVRDPSCLSVSGVYFTCPLTGATLTKSERDVHIKEAIFMRFEEDAVEASVMMVHTFNKDKDKVKAAVDIISKYVENICKNPSEEKYRRIKLSNKVFQEKVHCVEGSREFLQALGFTSVMLPVEGQEGEEEFLVLPEQSPDALELMKERRDRLQGGEPVRAQLDRQPQAFRPSSNAQRFELPPEFYNLTAEELKKEQQQKSDLVEKNAMLRTKAMRERDEQRERRKYNYTLLRIRLPDGNLLQGTFYAWDRLPVLFGFVRESLVDGWQPFELIAPGGQKLQESEEVALAECNLVPAALLTFSWDAAVQADIAAAGGKSPTLLKPALLDKIKTLS from the exons ATGAAGAAGTTTTTCGAAGACatcaaaaaagacattaaattcAAATCTGCAGGCCCCGGGAAGAAACTGACGGAGGATTCCAG TAGTAAGCCTGAGGTGGTGCAGAGCAGCTCCGGTGCCAAACAGAACCGCTATGCTCCCAGTGAAGGAGCCCAGAgggctggagctgcagcccTGGCCAGGATTGAACAGCAGCAGCGGCCCAAGGTGTACACCTCCCAGGATGCCATCAGGAACCAAG TCAAAAGAGAGCTCGAAGCAGAGGCTGCTGCGctggctgagagagaaaaggacacttcagcagag GGcgccaaagtaccagtgagagacccctcctgcctctctgtgtctgGTGTGTATTTTACCTGTCCGTTAACTGGAGCCACATTGACCAAGAGTGAGAGGGACGTACACATCAAGGAGGCCATATTTATG CGGTTTGAGGAGGACGCAGTGGAGGCGTCTGTAATGATGGTTCACACGTTTAACAAAGACAAGGATAAAGTGAAAGCTGCTGTTGACATTATAAGCAA ATATGTTGAAAATATATGCAAGAACCCCTcagaggaaaaatacagaagGATCAAGCTCAGCAACAAAGTGTTCCAG GAGAAAGTGCATTGTGTAGAGGGCAGCAGAGAGTTCCTGCAGGCTCTGGGCTTCACAAGCGTCATGCTTCCTGTAGAGGGCCAAG agggggaagaggagtTCTTGGTGCTACCAGAGCAAAGTCCCGACGCCTTGGAGCTGATGAAGGAGAGAAGGGATCGTCTTCAGGGAGGAGAGCCAGTCAGAGCTCAGCTGGACAGGCAGCCTCAAGCTTTCAGACCCTCTTCGAACGCCCAGCGCTTCGAGCTGCCGCCTGAGTTCTACAACTTAACAGCGGAGGAACTCAAAAAGGAGCAACAACAGAA GAGTGATTTGGTGGAGAAAAACGCCATGCTGCGTACGAAAGCCatgagggagagagatgagcaGAGGGAAAGGAGGAAATATAACTACACCCTGTTAAGGATCAGACTGCCTGATGGAAACCTGCTACAGG ggACCTTCTATGCCTGGGACCGGCTGCCCGTGCTGTTCGGGTTTGTGCGGGAGTCGCTGGTAGACGGCTGGCAGCCGTTTGAACTCATTGCTCCCGGAGGTCAAAAACTCCAGGAGTCTGAGGAGGTCGCTCTCGCCGAGTGTAACCTG gtccctgcagctctgctcacGTTTTCCTGGGATGCAGCAGTGCAGGCTGATATCGCCGCTGCGGGTGGAAAGAGCCCGACCCTCCTCAAACCAGCGCTGCTGGACAAGATCAAAACGTTGAgctga